A genome region from Methanocaldococcus sp. includes the following:
- the hypD gene encoding hydrogenase formation protein HypD, which produces MINVNDRNLIKKAIEKINKLSEKVDKLKIMHVCGSHEHTICKYGIRDILPENITVIPGPGCPVCVTTQKEIDTAIYLADNGYVITTLGDMYRVPGSEKSLMEKQAEGCDVRIVYSISEAVKMAKKERDKKFVFVAIGFETTAPTTGAELISLKDKDIDNFFILNYHRQTPPIMEFLLSEKTYIDAFICPGHVSTITGLKPYYKPCEKYKVPMVVAGFEPIDVLMAIIMILRQIITGNIKVENEYIRAVKPEGNVLAQKIINEVFESIDVPWRGFPIIKNGGFGLREKYKKFDIYEHEDIPEIEEKIPKGCICDKILRGEKLPTDCPLFGTVCNPLNPVGSCMVSDEGTCRIFYKYRKI; this is translated from the coding sequence ATGATAAATGTAAATGATAGGAATTTAATAAAAAAAGCTATTGAAAAAATAAACAAACTGTCTGAAAAAGTTGATAAATTGAAAATAATGCATGTATGTGGAAGTCATGAACATACAATATGTAAATATGGAATTAGAGACATTCTTCCTGAAAATATTACTGTAATTCCTGGCCCAGGCTGTCCTGTATGCGTTACTACACAAAAAGAGATTGATACAGCAATATATTTGGCTGATAATGGATATGTTATTACAACTCTTGGAGATATGTATAGAGTTCCGGGAAGCGAAAAATCGTTGATGGAAAAACAGGCAGAGGGTTGTGATGTTAGAATTGTATATAGCATTAGTGAAGCTGTAAAAATGGCTAAGAAAGAAAGAGATAAAAAATTTGTTTTTGTGGCAATTGGCTTTGAAACAACTGCCCCAACAACAGGAGCAGAGTTAATTAGTTTAAAAGATAAAGATATTGATAACTTTTTTATTTTAAACTATCATAGGCAAACCCCTCCAATTATGGAATTTTTGCTGAGTGAAAAAACATACATAGATGCATTTATTTGCCCCGGACATGTTTCAACGATAACTGGATTAAAGCCATATTATAAGCCATGCGAAAAATATAAGGTTCCAATGGTCGTTGCTGGATTTGAACCAATTGATGTATTAATGGCTATAATTATGATATTAAGACAAATAATAACTGGAAATATAAAGGTTGAAAATGAATATATAAGGGCTGTAAAGCCAGAAGGGAATGTATTGGCTCAAAAGATAATAAACGAAGTTTTTGAAAGTATAGATGTGCCTTGGAGAGGGTTTCCAATTATAAAAAATGGTGGATTTGGATTAAGGGAGAAATATAAAAAGTTTGACATTTATGAGCATGAAGATATTCCAGAGATTGAAGAAAAAATACCAAAAGGTTGTATATGTGATAAGATATTAAGAGGCGAAAAACTACCAACAGATTGTCCATTATTTGGAACAGTTTGCAATCCACTAAATCCAGTAGGTAGTTGCATGGTTTCAGATGAAGGAACTTGTAGAATATTTTATAAGTATAGAAAAATATAA